One part of the Sporosarcina ureae genome encodes these proteins:
- a CDS encoding mechanosensitive ion channel family protein: MATTSATEEAKESLKGLEAAMQQVKDTIFSADFWLSTGIFAIRILLIIVVAGVVVKVGQVLIRRFFAIKLKSPMRKTERREKTMIKLLENALKYIVYFSAILAVLTEFKIDAKGLLAGAGVLGLAVGFGAQSLVKDVISGFFIIFEDQFGVGDYVRINSGEGTVMEIGLRTTKIALYGGELYTVPNGQIGEVVNYSVTNSMVLLDLALSYETDIDRAEELIKEFLKRLPKDRYSEVIGVPEVLGVQSMEPSRILLRIAAETEPVANFSVGRKLRQDLKKFMDENGIKIPYPKMVIRDEQKEGDSYDGGQRV; the protein is encoded by the coding sequence ATGGCAACAACTTCTGCTACAGAAGAAGCGAAAGAAAGCCTAAAAGGTTTAGAAGCAGCAATGCAACAAGTAAAAGATACGATATTCAGTGCCGACTTTTGGCTCTCTACTGGAATTTTCGCTATTCGCATTCTCTTGATTATTGTGGTGGCAGGTGTAGTAGTAAAAGTAGGGCAAGTATTAATAAGGCGATTCTTCGCTATTAAGTTGAAAAGTCCGATGCGCAAAACAGAACGACGTGAAAAGACCATGATCAAACTTTTAGAAAACGCATTGAAATACATTGTCTATTTCTCCGCTATACTAGCCGTTCTGACAGAGTTCAAGATAGACGCAAAAGGTCTACTTGCAGGTGCAGGCGTGCTTGGTCTGGCTGTCGGCTTTGGTGCTCAAAGTTTAGTAAAGGATGTCATTTCAGGGTTTTTCATCATTTTCGAAGATCAATTTGGAGTAGGGGATTATGTACGTATTAACTCAGGTGAAGGAACGGTCATGGAAATTGGTCTCCGTACAACAAAGATTGCATTGTATGGTGGAGAGTTATATACCGTCCCGAATGGACAAATAGGTGAAGTTGTCAACTACTCTGTTACCAATTCCATGGTATTGCTTGATCTTGCGTTATCCTATGAAACGGATATTGATCGCGCAGAGGAATTAATCAAGGAATTCTTGAAACGATTGCCGAAAGATCGTTATTCAGAAGTGATTGGAGTTCCGGAAGTATTGGGCGTACAAAGTATGGAACCGTCCAGAATCCTTTTGCGTATAGCTGCAGAAACGGAGCCGGTAGCCAATTTCAGCGTAGGTCGCAAACTTCGTCAAGACTTGAAGAAGTTTATGGATGAGAATGGAATTAAAATTCCTTATCCAAAAATGGTGATCCGTGATGAACAAAAGGAAGGGGATTCATATGATGGCGGACAAAGAGTTTAA
- the yyaC gene encoding spore protease YyaC produces MYRAESSSYHYRISSKETGVVWKLSSYFAQHIPFKQQPIIFYCIGTDRSTGDSLGPLTGSYLSELSLFPYKVVGTLRDPLHALNLQQRIELTKSMYPDAFVVAIDACLSKKDAVGDLLFHSGPIAPGKAVGKELPPVGDVSIKGIVNIGGFMEQAVLQSTRLHLPFEMSRMIGRALQLAHHRQPSKGVYNRYDDRNYTNPWDEISYPDFRQAD; encoded by the coding sequence ATGTATAGAGCTGAATCCTCTTCCTATCATTACCGAATTTCCAGTAAAGAAACCGGTGTCGTGTGGAAATTAAGTTCTTACTTCGCGCAACATATACCCTTCAAACAGCAACCAATCATATTTTATTGTATTGGAACGGATCGCTCTACCGGCGACTCGCTTGGTCCGTTGACCGGCTCTTACTTGTCTGAACTAAGTCTATTCCCTTACAAGGTAGTCGGCACGTTACGAGACCCTTTGCACGCGCTTAACCTGCAGCAACGTATCGAGTTAACAAAATCCATGTATCCCGATGCATTCGTAGTCGCAATTGATGCATGTCTAAGTAAAAAGGACGCAGTTGGTGATCTATTGTTTCATAGCGGACCTATTGCACCTGGCAAAGCGGTTGGTAAGGAACTACCACCTGTTGGCGATGTATCAATCAAAGGAATCGTTAATATCGGTGGATTCATGGAGCAAGCCGTCTTACAAAGCACTCGGCTACATCTACCGTTTGAAATGAGTCGTATGATTGGTCGAGCCTTGCAACTAGCACATCATCGTCAGCCATCAAAAGGCGTATACAATCGTTACGATGATCGCAACTACACCAATCCCTGGGATGAAATTAGCTACCCTGATTTTCGTCAAGCCGATTAA
- a CDS encoding DUF554 domain-containing protein, with protein MILFGSLFNVFTIIVGTLIGRFLYAIPERMKETIMYGIGMAVVAIGLQMTFETTQIVIVILSIVIGAILGEIIDLDQKVNQLGHWIERKLPTKKAGPGIAQGFVTATLFFCVGSMAIIGAIDSGLRNDHNVLVMKGILDGFTSIIFSSTLGIGVAFAAVPLFIYQGSITFLATFLSRFVPDELMELFISEMTATGGLMIAAIGLNLIGLTKIRVANFIPGIGVVAIIVTIVYAF; from the coding sequence ATGATATTGTTTGGATCGCTGTTTAATGTATTTACGATTATAGTGGGTACATTAATTGGTAGGTTTTTATACGCAATACCAGAACGAATGAAAGAAACGATCATGTATGGAATTGGTATGGCTGTCGTAGCTATTGGATTGCAAATGACATTCGAAACAACACAAATTGTCATTGTCATTCTTAGTATAGTCATAGGTGCAATTCTTGGTGAAATAATTGATCTTGATCAAAAGGTTAATCAATTGGGGCATTGGATTGAAAGAAAGTTACCTACCAAAAAGGCTGGGCCGGGAATTGCTCAAGGTTTTGTAACGGCTACGTTGTTCTTTTGCGTAGGCTCCATGGCAATCATCGGTGCTATTGATAGTGGTCTGCGTAATGATCACAATGTATTGGTAATGAAAGGAATCTTGGATGGATTTACTTCCATTATCTTTAGTTCCACTTTAGGAATAGGTGTAGCTTTTGCAGCCGTACCTCTATTCATTTATCAAGGAAGTATAACTTTCCTAGCTACATTCCTCAGTCGGTTTGTCCCTGATGAGTTAATGGAGTTATTCATCTCTGAAATGACCGCTACAGGTGGCTTAATGATTGCGGCAATCGGATTAAATTTAATCGGCTTGACGAAAATCAGGGTAGCTAATTTCATCCCAGGGATTGGTGTAGTTGCGATCATCGTAACGATTGTATACGCCTTTTGA
- a CDS encoding ParB/RepB/Spo0J family partition protein produces the protein MSKGLGKGLNALFPRESLEKVELLRLKSIKVNPYQPRKEFNEESLIELSESIKEHGVLQPIIVRSVGTQYEIVVGERRFRASELAGKKEIPAVVRDLTDEQSMEMAILENLQREDLSPIEVAEAYQNLMESLELTQEQLAFRLGKSRPHIANHIRLLALPEKVLKDISQGILSMGHGRTLLGLRKKEQILAIAEKIKTEGLNVRQLEKLVQRLNEDVPRETKKEKKKDIFIEAQETTLREQFGTNVTIKKTKKKGKIEIEFHSDEDFERILELLNAER, from the coding sequence ATGAGTAAAGGTCTAGGTAAAGGTCTTAATGCATTATTTCCTCGAGAGTCATTGGAAAAGGTAGAACTTTTACGCCTGAAAAGTATTAAAGTCAATCCATACCAGCCACGTAAAGAATTCAATGAAGAGTCCTTGATTGAATTGAGCGAATCCATCAAGGAACATGGCGTTCTACAACCTATTATTGTACGAAGTGTAGGGACGCAGTATGAAATAGTAGTAGGGGAAAGAAGATTCCGAGCTTCTGAATTGGCAGGTAAAAAGGAAATTCCAGCCGTTGTACGTGATCTAACAGATGAGCAATCAATGGAAATGGCTATTCTTGAAAACTTGCAGCGTGAAGATTTATCACCAATAGAAGTGGCGGAAGCCTATCAAAACTTGATGGAAAGTCTAGAGTTAACACAAGAACAACTTGCCTTTAGACTAGGCAAAAGTAGACCACATATCGCCAACCATATCCGTTTACTGGCGTTACCCGAAAAGGTCTTGAAAGACATTTCCCAAGGAATACTATCTATGGGACATGGCCGTACGCTTCTTGGTTTGCGTAAAAAAGAACAAATCTTAGCCATTGCTGAAAAGATTAAGACGGAAGGGTTAAATGTCCGTCAATTAGAGAAACTAGTACAACGTTTAAATGAAGATGTTCCACGTGAAACAAAAAAGGAAAAGAAAAAAGATATATTTATTGAAGCCCAAGAAACTACATTGCGTGAGCAATTCGGTACGAATGTTACTATCAAAAAAACCAAGAAAAAAGGTAAAATTGAAATCGAGTTTCATTCGGATGAAGACTTCGAACGTATTCTTGAATTATTGAACGCAGAGCGATGA
- a CDS encoding ParA family protein codes for MGKIIAIANQKGGVGKTTTSVNLSACLAHLGKKVLLIDSDPQGNATSGVGVNKGDVQDCIYNILIDDVPVRDVIFPTDIENLEIVPATISLAGAEIELVSTISREVRMKHAIQDIKDDYDYVIIDCPPSLGLLTLNALTASDSIIIPVQCEYYALEGLSQLLSTVRLVQKHLNESLYIDGVLLTMFDARTNLGIQVIEEVKKYFQDKVYKTIIPRNVRLSEAPSHGKPIILYDPRSKGAEVYLELAKEVVENE; via the coding sequence GTGGGTAAGATTATTGCTATAGCAAATCAAAAAGGAGGAGTCGGCAAAACGACGACTTCTGTAAACTTAAGCGCATGCCTTGCCCATTTAGGCAAAAAAGTGCTCTTAATTGACTCTGATCCACAAGGAAATGCAACGAGTGGAGTCGGTGTAAACAAAGGCGACGTGCAAGATTGTATTTATAATATTTTAATCGACGATGTACCGGTACGAGATGTTATTTTTCCAACGGATATCGAAAATCTTGAAATTGTTCCTGCGACCATTTCACTTGCAGGAGCTGAAATTGAGTTAGTATCTACTATTTCACGTGAAGTTCGCATGAAACACGCAATTCAAGACATCAAAGACGATTACGACTATGTCATTATTGACTGTCCGCCATCACTTGGTCTCTTGACGTTGAATGCACTGACGGCTTCTGACTCCATCATCATTCCTGTGCAATGTGAATATTATGCGCTCGAAGGACTTAGTCAATTACTGAGCACAGTCCGTCTCGTTCAAAAACATTTGAATGAATCGCTCTATATTGATGGGGTATTATTGACGATGTTTGATGCACGTACGAATTTAGGTATTCAAGTTATTGAAGAAGTAAAGAAATACTTCCAAGATAAAGTGTACAAAACGATCATCCCACGTAACGTTCGTTTAAGCGAAGCGCCGAGCCATGGTAAGCCCATTATATTATATGATCCACGATCCAAAGGTGCGGAAGTATATTTAGAGCTGGCAAAGGAAGTGGTGGAGAATGAGTAA
- the noc gene encoding nucleoid occlusion protein has protein sequence MKSTFSRFFGGGEKMATIEEVRVQHLEKVAQIGIDTIIPNQYQPRAIFNEEKIEELARTIHTHGVIQPIVIRTKEDGSYEIIAGERRYRAMRKLGWTEVPAIVRDLDDKETASIALIENLQREELTAIEEAHAYERLLELHELTQEALAQRLGKGQSTIANKMRLLKLPEPVQTAILKKEISERHARALLPLKESALQMEVLEEIKTNQYNVKDLEARIKEILYPTESVEKVQPARKRGPRQKAVSKDVRIAVNTLRESLALMAKSGIEVESEEVDSEEYYTITVKICKK, from the coding sequence TTGAAAAGTACTTTTTCGCGTTTTTTTGGTGGGGGAGAAAAGATGGCTACGATAGAAGAAGTTAGAGTTCAGCATCTGGAGAAGGTAGCACAGATAGGTATTGATACAATCATACCGAATCAATACCAGCCACGGGCAATTTTTAATGAAGAAAAGATTGAAGAACTTGCTAGAACGATTCATACACATGGCGTCATTCAACCAATTGTCATTCGTACAAAAGAGGACGGATCATACGAAATCATTGCTGGGGAACGAAGATATCGTGCGATGCGTAAGCTTGGCTGGACAGAAGTACCGGCAATTGTAAGGGACCTGGATGATAAAGAGACGGCCTCTATTGCTTTAATTGAGAACTTGCAACGCGAGGAACTGACGGCAATTGAGGAAGCACATGCTTATGAACGTTTACTGGAACTGCATGAATTGACACAGGAAGCATTGGCACAAAGACTTGGTAAGGGACAGTCTACCATTGCGAATAAGATGCGCTTGTTGAAGTTGCCTGAACCAGTTCAAACAGCAATCTTGAAAAAAGAAATATCTGAACGTCATGCACGTGCATTATTACCTTTAAAGGAATCCGCACTTCAGATGGAAGTGTTGGAAGAGATCAAAACGAATCAATATAACGTTAAAGATCTGGAAGCTAGGATTAAAGAGATCTTGTACCCAACTGAATCAGTTGAGAAAGTGCAACCTGCAAGAAAGCGCGGACCTCGACAGAAAGCTGTTAGTAAGGATGTTCGTATCGCAGTAAATACGTTGCGCGAATCACTGGCACTAATGGCCAAGAGTGGGATTGAAGTAGAATCCGAAGAAGTAGATTCCGAAGAATACTACACAATCACGGTAAAGATATGTAAAAAGTGA
- the rsmG gene encoding 16S rRNA (guanine(527)-N(7))-methyltransferase RsmG, whose product MTEEQFYEALQEKGFELSDTQKQQFKRYFEVLVEWNEKMNLTAITDAPSVYLKHFYDSITSAFYVDFTKYESICDVGAGAGFPSIPLKIIYPHLHVTIVDSLNKRITFLNHLASELKLEKVAFVHARAEEFGRNPKYREQFDVVTARAVARLSVLSELCIPLAKQGGLFVSMKGADASNEMADATRAVKLLGAVLQNEHAFLLPEENSERHIFVFEKKKQTPKKYPRKPGVPNKTPITAD is encoded by the coding sequence ATGACGGAAGAACAGTTTTACGAAGCGCTACAAGAGAAAGGCTTTGAATTGTCCGATACGCAGAAACAACAGTTCAAACGTTACTTTGAAGTACTCGTTGAGTGGAATGAAAAGATGAACCTAACGGCTATTACGGATGCACCTTCTGTATATCTAAAACATTTTTATGATTCCATCACAAGTGCATTTTACGTAGACTTCACGAAGTATGAATCAATTTGTGATGTAGGAGCGGGCGCAGGTTTTCCGAGTATCCCGTTAAAGATTATCTATCCACATCTTCACGTAACGATTGTAGATTCCTTGAACAAACGTATTACATTTTTAAACCATTTAGCTAGTGAATTAAAGCTTGAAAAAGTGGCATTCGTCCATGCAAGAGCAGAGGAGTTCGGCCGTAATCCGAAGTATCGTGAACAGTTTGATGTAGTGACTGCGCGCGCAGTAGCACGTTTGTCGGTATTGTCGGAACTCTGTATTCCACTTGCCAAGCAGGGGGGGCTCTTTGTTTCCATGAAAGGTGCAGATGCCTCCAACGAAATGGCAGATGCTACACGTGCTGTAAAACTACTAGGGGCAGTTTTACAGAATGAACATGCATTCCTTTTACCGGAAGAAAATAGTGAACGCCACATTTTTGTCTTTGAAAAGAAGAAGCAGACACCGAAGAAATACCCAAGAAAACCAGGTGTGCCTAATAAAACACCGATTACAGCAGACTGA